TCCTCAGGCTTGACTAGGCTTCGCACAACCTGGAGGCAGCGCTCTTTCAGGGTGTACACTGTAAGGGCAGAAAACCGACTCTCAACAGCAGACTCAGGCCGGAGGACAAGGGCTGAGTGAGAGGCTTTGCCAACCGTAGCAACTACATTTGTAACAGCTGGACCTCGCTTTGGACAAAAAAAGTGAGTACATGGGTTGTGGCAGAGTGTAATGTGATGGCCGCAACAGACATCTCACAGTATTCATGACCCTGTGTAGGAACTTTCCTCGAGAGTGGGCTGGGCCTGGGATGTGCTTTAACTAACTGAATGTGGGCACAGTGACGCTGTGGCGATTCTGGGTCTCAGCCTTAAGAAGCCCTGGCAACGTTCGCTTTTACACTCTCAGGAGCCCTGAGCTACCCAGCAGGAGAGACCATACAAAGAGCGCCAGGCCCTGAGATGACCCGAGAGAGAGGCCCAGGCCCCAGCCAACCCGCCAGCAGAAGGCAGTGATCACCAGTGAGCAGAATAACCACCGAGCTGAGCTCTGCCCCGGCTGCagaattataaacaaataaaatggttgttgttAGGTTGGGGGTAGCTgtcacacagcaatagataaccaaaGAAGTGTGTAACTGGATTTCGGGGGAACTCAAATCCTATTTTAAACTTACCGGGGAACTTACTCTTTAAAGGTCTCCTTTAAGGCAAAATTTCCTACATTTAACTTACCAGTGCTCACTTCTGTATACCCACTGCCTTAAAGCAGGATCTAAATACACATCCTAGTTTGAACCCTACATACACATACTCGTTTGAAGCTGCAggtatttgggtttttttaacccAACAGATCATCAGTTTCTAAGGGTTCAACCTAATAAAATCACTTGAGTTTTAAACAAGTGGTAAGCTGTGAAGCTAATGTTCAATGTGGTGATTCTTCTTACAACCCCTGATTGACACAGTGACCTTGACTGGGTTAAATTACACTGAAAGATACAACACTAGAAGTCAATAAATAAGCCATGATATCTCATTCTCTACacctttttttctcctgagaCTCCAGGGTGTAATTCTGCTCCACGGCGAGCGAAACAAAACGCATTCATAATTCTACAATCAAGTATTTTAATTTAGCCCACCCTTGACCAGCCCAAAGAGCTTCTGAGATACCACGACATCTTTGTCCAACATACAGCATACAAGTAAATTACTTCCACTTTATTCATGGTGGAGAATAGGACACAGAAAGGTTGGATACCTTGCTCAGCATCAGGCAAAAATCACTAATGACTGGGCTCCTTCAAGTGGCCTATCCTCTACTTAGGATACAACagcctatctttttaaaaagtaagatggAACATCAGTACCTGGCAGTGTGATGTTTGCAAAAATAGGCTGTCCATCAACATTGAGAGACGGCACAAACAGCTCAGTCTGGTTAACTAGGAGCCCATCAGATGTCCCAGCATCTCGGAAGAGCCAAAGATGACCTGTTCAGACAAGCAAAGGTTAAGGAGCCACACACCTATTTCCTTCATCTCCTCACTCTGACACTGAAAATATCTGCCTCTCATTCTGCTTAAATACCATACAAAGCCATTccaataatgttattttatttagttctcaCAAAAGATCCaggtaaagatgagaaaaaaaggtCTGAAAATGccaagtgacttgctcaaggcaaCAGGGACAGTAAGGAGAAGGGCAAGTATTCCAGCGAGGCTCCAAAACCCAGGCCCTTTCTGCTGTCTTGGTGCAAAAGCAAAGTACGGGAACTGCAAATCACACCAAAGGCTGCAaactaaaaggagagaaaaggtcaCCAGCTCCTCAGAACTGTGCTTCTCAAAAGCAAGAAGATACAAAAACATCACGTTgaaagaaaaaagccagacagaaaagggtACTTTCTGTAGAAAGAGATAAAATTAGTCAATGGTGTGAAAAATCAGAAGAGTGAAAGGGGTAGGAGAGaattttctggggtgatgaaaatattctaatctGTAACTTGATCTAGGTGTTGTCAAAACCCATCAAACCCTAAGACATTTGTATTTTactctatgtaaattatacctgaatttaagaaataaacacatcttatgcaaaaaaaaaaaaaaaaagagagagagagagagagagagaggggcactTGGAAGGAGACAAAATTCTAGGGCTAAGATTCTGTTTAAGGAGGGAGGAGGCTGCCTCAGAATAAAAAACAGCATGTGTTCCTGGGGCATAAATTTACTTGAAGATTTGGtgggaaaatttaagaaatgtaaagtaggaagtaattttttttttcttgtagtaacatatacataacataaaattgactattaaccatttttaagtgtacagtttagtatCGATAACGTTAAGTGCATTCacgtggtaattttttttaaatgtttatattaaatcAGGCACAGATAAATTTTGGAGAAGAATACAAAATTCACACAATTTCCTAGATAAAATAGGAGACTACAGAAATGTTAATGCCTGGAAGAACTGCGTTGTTCCTCATTTAATATTAGCAGAACTTCGGTGTAAAAGTTTGAAGAGCATTATTGAGTATGCGACCCTCAAGGAAAAAAGATCCATTAGGATCCTCCGAGGAAGAGAGTGAAAATTTAGCAAGCATTAACTTCTCTTCTTGAAAACCAAGGGAAGATTACTGCCACTTTATGCAGTAAGGCCTAGACAGCCCCAACCTGGGTTATTACAACAGTTTCCTAACTGCTACCAGTACTCTTCCCCCTCCAAACCACTTTGCAACCTGGGTAAGCTTTTCAGTATTAAATCAGGCAATGTCATTTCCCTGCTTAAACATTTTCAATGGCCCCCATTTCCCTAAGGGTAAGATCACCTTTCAGACTTCCTCTCCCACCATTCCATACCGTCTCCCCTTTCCCAGTCTCCAGGTGTTAGCCCATGCTGTTCACTCTGCCTACAACTCTCCACTCCGGTCTTGGGTTAGTAAGATCCCATTCATCATGCAggattccctttcttctctgcgAAGTTCCAACTCAAAGCACACACCCCTCCCTTTCACTGAGCAGGTGCCCTGCTGTGCTCCGTTCCTATGGCAGCAATTATGACACTGGCTTGTTCTTAACTACTTATGCATTTGTCTCGTCTCCCCCACTTGACCGCGatctccatgaaggcagggaccctACGCGGACGTGGCCCACTGGGCACATCGGAGAATGTGGGATTCTCCCATTCACGGACTGAACAAATGGGCGTGAGGGATGGAATACACGTGGGGTCGATCATCAAATGCAAATTATGCACTCTTAAAAGAAGAATGCTCTGTCACTAGCTGCGTCTACTTGGATCTGTCACAACCTCTCTGGGGCGTCAGTTTCTCgagtgtaaaatgggaataataatgacaacagcACCTGCCTCCCCGGATGGGGCGGGAATTCGGTGAGCTCGAGCCACCGTTATCGTTGCTATCAGGCCTAGAGCGCTGGGCAGCGCGCTGGGCACAGCTCAGCACCGGGCTCGTTGAGGCCAGGACAAGGGGGCGGCGCGGCCGGGCGCGACTGGGCGACCGCGGCCCGCCTACCTCGGTAGCTATGGATGCGGCGGCCCGTGCCGGGGGGCAGCGTCGGGTAGGGCTGCGGCTCGCCGTCGAAGTTGAGCCACACGGGCAGCACCACGCGCGGGCTGCGGTTGCAGAAGATGACCTGGGACGGCTCGCGAGTATTCACTGAGCGCAGCATCGGCCGCGGCCGCCCAGCCTCCATCTCCTGCTGGCAGCCGAGCTCCTCCGTGTGGGACTATACCGAACCGCACTGCTCCGCGTCCGCCTCCTCCGCGTCCGCCTCCTCCACGTCCGCCTCCTCCGCGCCGGTCTCTGCCTCTTCCGCGTTCCCCGCCCTCCCGAGCATTACCTCCCGGAGCCAGAACTACCCGGGCCTAGCCGCCTTGGGATTCGTTGgccgcgcggggcggggcggggcggggcgcggcgtGCGTGCGCGTCCCCGGCAGGTGTGCGTGCAGTTTTCGCGCGCTCTCGGTGGGGGATGGAATACAGCCTGGAAGATGGCCGGCTTGAGGCCGTGCGCATGCGCAGATGGATCCCCTGAGGATTGAGGGTCCCGCTTTCACGGAAGCGGGCGGTGGCGTTAAGCCGTCCTGTGCCAGGATTTCCCCTGTAAATTGGATTCTCGTACCTCTCGTACGTTTCTTACACAGCGTTTCTTTAGTTTCATTCATTGTCTTAAGACCTTCATGGTTTTTGCCATATTCTCCCTACCTTCTgcactattatttatttactaattttctCATTGATCAAGTTTGTTTTGTCTCCATTTTGGGTCACAAAATTTGAGTTTTGTACAGAAAAGTAGGATAAAGTGAAATTTTCCCAGTCCCCCCAGCCACCTGGAGAGAGTCCCTGGAGGCAACAGGTAACATGTTTTTTTGTCCTTCCTTTCAAAATTATTCTATGCATACGCAAGCAATTAAACACATTTGAGAAGAAATTTTATATCACTACCATCAATGGAAATTCTTTATCATTTGCCATAGAAGAATACAGTGGAAcgaatttaaagaaaacaaaacaacagttaCTAAACTTCGTTCTCTGTAAAGGCTCTGAGCCTGCGTGCGTTCTGTTGGTTCAAAAGTCAGCCAAGTGTTAAATGTTAGATACCGAGTGTTAGTTGTCAAACCAACTTCCTTCCCCCTGGACATAATCAGAAAGATTTCCTTTAGGAAACTGAAGAGAGAATAAACTTTCACAATTCAGTCTGTGTGCCCTCTGAAATTCACACCCACCTGGGTTCTCATTCCAGGTTTAGCTTCAGATATGAGATATCTCTGAGCCTTTAATTGCTCATCTTTGAAACTGGCATTTTTAAGAAGTACCTATGTCATAGGAGTGTGGATTAAGTGGAAAAGTgttcagtgcctagcacatagcaagCACTCTGCAAATAGCAGCAGTTACTATTTATAAAGATGAGTTAAAAACACTGTCTCTACCCTCAAAATGCTACTGGGCTACTGGGAAAGCACAGGACATGTAgactgatttgttttctttattgtggtTGATGTAGGACATGTAGTTTTATTATTGGTTATACCAGTAAAAGAGCAAGTGGAAGGTGACTAGCTGATCTGAAAAGAATCAGGTAAATCTTCATTAACCCCAGGAGGGGTTAACGTCTGAGATGAACTTTGAATAAAGCCTAAGAGTTCTCCCTTCCCAACTCCCATCATACAAATATCTAGCCTGGGTGTCAGATCAGGCATCATGCCCATCGGGGGACTAGGCAGACCCCGCAGCAGGCACTGATTCCCCTATTCAGTTTGCTTCTCATTGACTAAACTCACTGCCTCCAAGCCCAGGACTCCTCAGTCCTACCACTTACTGAAAACTCACCTGGCGGCCCAGGCCAATAAGGAACACATACTTGTGCCCACAGACCAGCACTATGGccctaacatttaaaataaacagcaGGGAGAAGGGTGCAAATaggcttttctgtttttgtttttggctgcactccTAGACAGCTGTTCTCAGTCAAATCCACAAGCAAAGGGGTTTAGGTTTATGATTTTCACCCATCTGAGCAacctctttttcagtttctttggttGCCTGACATGAAAGCAAACTCTTCTCCACAAACTACATTGAAGAATGGCAACACCATTAAAAATAGGGAAAACTTactgaggaaaatgaaataaaaggggGAAAGAGCTATCAAATTATATGCATAGTGTGATGACATTTATGTAAAATGTGTCATTATTTCCTCAGCCAACCCCATATTCTAGAATATAGTTTTATTACCTTTATAATGAAAACAACTAAATCAATCCTCCCCCagcttttattgagatataatagacCTAAATCAATTCTGAAGAGccatgaagaggaaaaaataaccagacctactatgtgcaaagcgCTATGGTAAAAATTTGAGAAATGAGATGTTTATTTATGAAAGATTAAAACTACAAAGTTTAAACactcatttcttccttcattctgaGAATATCTGAGGGCCTACtaggtgccaggtgctgtgctaagtgTTGAGAATATTGCAGATAAGTCATGCCTTCACAGCACTTCAATGAGTGTCCCATAATCatcacacaaataaaaacaaagttgcaGTTACCACTAGTGCAACAAAGGAGAGACACATGGTGCTAGGTAAACCTGAAGAAAGATGGTACATGAGTCCCTGTAATTAAATTTCAGTGACCTGAAATAGACTCTACTTGGAGAAGCTCAGAAATAGAGTTCAGAGGGTTTCATTTTAGTCAAAGATGAACTTCAAGGAGAAAGAATAAATCTATCAAATGCAAGGCACTCTACTAAGCATTCCACATTCATGAAAGCCATgtcattatctccactttacagctaaggaaactgaAGGGGTTATAAGGGTATAAAGGGGGTGGTCAGAGGAGAGTGCTGGATTAGAGGGGCTCATCATCTGGTGCCTTTGAGAAAATGATGGTATGAGTGAATCTAAGGAGTCTGAGAAATCTACAAAGGAACTAACACGCTGAACCTAGGTAATTCTCCTCTGGGCTGTCCTTGACAGCACATTATACAAAGAGACGGCACATCCTGATGGCCTCCAGCAGGATCAAGTGACCAGCAGTGACACAGACCGCCAGGTTTCTCGAACATTAATGTGGAAATATTTGTGGAGGGAAACCTGAGAAAGACAGGATTTTCTGTTAATCAAATCCCAATGGCTCAGAGCCATCATAATTCTCAGGATTCATGCAAACATTCCCTTACTCCCAGGATAGTGAGGTGAAACGTATCAGTTTAATATGACAGAAATGTCTACATCCCTAAAATGAAAGCAGTTGTGGAGATAAACACAGGTCTTAACAGTGACATTGTATCACTGCAAATGTTTACAAAGATAAtttaagaggaaggaaaacaTATTTAGGGTACTCTAAGTAAAAGTAAAGCTACAGGCTATATTGTTCTTAGAGTACATCTTCCACTATTGAAAACCAAAcaagtagagaaaaagaagaaaatgtacccaagtattttaaaacaactgatgacttttttttccccttctacttTGCTgccttttcaaaattttcttttaggggacttccctggtggcgcagtggttaagaatccacctgccaatgcaggtgacaagggttccatccctggtcagggaagatcccacatgccgcggagcaactaagcctataaaccgcaactactgagcctgcgctctagagcccacgagccacaactactgaagcccatgtgcctagagcccatactccgcaacaagacaccacaatgagaagcacgtgcaccacaacaaagagtagcccatgctcgccacaactagagaaagcccatgcgcaataacgaagacgcaatgcagccaataaatacatttatattaaaaaagttttcttttaggaTATATTTCGCCTTCTTTATACTTTGACCAATCAAAAAATACGAAGATGTACAATAATAAAGCAAACACTGATAATCTTACcatataaagtaaaaaacacattgtcacttatttactttttaaagttaagaCAACATAAATGATGAGGCTAAAATACCCTTTGACTTCCACCTTGGTCccatttccctccttcctcctcagagGCAGTAACTACCATGAGTTAGATGTGTATCTAAccaggctatttttttttctaaatttattttaaatttctagagTTCACTCTTTTTGGTGGATAGAGGTGTGTTTTGACAACATGCATGGTCATGGAACGATCACAacaatcaaaatacagaacaatccactctctcccaccccccagaGAATGTGATGAAACCCTACCCCCAGGCTTAAGTCTTGACACCCACTGACCCATCAGTCCTCCGTCCctatagttctgccttttccataATGTCACATAATGGGACCACACAGCATGTAGCGTTTTGAGTCTGGCTTTTCACTTAGCATggtgcatttgagattcatccatgttgtagaatgtATCAAGTTTATTTCTTTCCATCACCAAGTGGTAGGCCACTGCACTCACCAGTTACGCAACATTGAGCAATCACGAATAAAACTCCTATAAGCATCTGCAtacaggttttgtgtgtgtgtgtctataagttttcacttctcttagGTGAGACTCATCTAGGGATGAGATTGCTGAGACATACAGTAAATGCATGTTTAACTCCGTGAGAAATTGCTAAATTGTCTTCCCAGAGTAGtcatatcattttgcattcctaccagcaatgtatgagtgttcCAGTCACTCCACATCCTTGCCTGCACTTATtatcaggattttcttctttttgaaaaattttacccATTCTAATAGATTGCATATGGTATTTCaatgaggtttttatttttatttcctaatgactaataatgttgaacgTCTTTTCATGAGCTTCTTTGCCATCCTTTTGTCTTTGAAGTATCcgttcaaatcttttgtccatttctttattagcttgttttcttacttttgagTTTTGATAGTTCTTTTATCCAGGACAATTTTTATTCATGATGGTGAGGTGACTGAGAACAATCTGCATTCAGAAAAGCTGGGGAtagtatttaacctctctgaactcctAGTCTCCTATGGTTCAAATCAAAACAGCTATCCTGGCAACATCttaattttatcataaaaggataaaacagatgtttaaattttaaaaactgaacgaTTTAGTGAACAGATTAAAATGTAAAGTATAACTTTGTCATCGTCGGTGAGGGTGAAATTTTAGTATAACAGAACTCTAAGTACATAAGTTGAAGTGACACACTGGGGACAAAATAAACAGTGGTTTAGCATAACACTGTTTATGGACCGAAATGACCTATGAGCAAAGACATGTATAACTTGAGAATAAAATCCGTGTTTCTGGAGCCTGACCAAATAAGGTCTTTCAAAAGAGGGAAACCGAGAGACAGCTAGGGAAAGTGCCAGAGTTGATTAAATTCTTTAGGCAAGACTTCCAGAAAATATAACACACAATTCAGTCTTTAGAGAAAGGAAGCTGGAAGAAGTGAAACTTGACAACATAGACATCAATGCAAACAGTGTTTGCCAGACACAGCCAGGAAAACCCCTGAAGCCTTCTTTACCAAAGGAAGGACAGGGAAGAGGCAGGTAAGACTAACGTGAGTATGTAACAGCTTAAAAATTAtctaatggggcttccctggtggcgcagtggttaagaattcgcctgccaacctacctaaggagacaaaagatctgtatgcagaaaattataagacactggtgaaagaaattaaagatgatacaaatagttggagacatataccatgttcttggattggaagaatcaacattgtgaaaatgactctactacccaaagcaatctacagattccacacaatccctatcaaactaccactggcatttttcacagaactagaacaaaaaattgcacaatttgtatggaaacacaaaagaccccgaatagccaaagcaatcttgggaaagaaaaacggagctggaggaagcaggctccctgacttcagactatactacaaagctacagtaatcaagacagtatggtactgacacaaaaaacagaaatatagatcaatggaacaggacagaaagcccagagataaacccatgcacatatggtcaccttatctttgataaaggaagcaagaatatacaagggagaaaagacagcctcttcaataagtggtgctgggaaaactggacagctacatgtaaaagaatgaaattagaacactccctgacaccacacataaaaataaactcaaaatggattaaagacctaaatgtaaggccagacactatcaaactctcagaggaaaacataggcagaacactctatgacatcaatcacagcaagatcctttttgacccacctcctagagaaatggaaagaacagcaaaaataaacaaatgggacctaatgaaacttaaaagcttttgcacagcaaatgaaaccataaacaagacaaaaagacaacactcagaatgggagaaaatatttgcaaa
This genomic interval from Lagenorhynchus albirostris chromosome 10, mLagAlb1.1, whole genome shotgun sequence contains the following:
- the VHL gene encoding LOW QUALITY PROTEIN: von Hippel-Lindau disease tumor suppressor (The sequence of the model RefSeq protein was modified relative to this genomic sequence to represent the inferred CDS: substituted 1 base at 1 genomic stop codon) — protein: MLGRAGNAEEAETGAEEADVEEADAEEADAEQCGSVXSHTEELGCQQEMEAGRPRPMLRSVNTREPSQVIFCNRSPRVVLPVWLNFDGEPQPYPTLPPGTGRRIHSYRGHLWLFRDAGTSDGLLVNQTELFVPSLNVDGQPIFANITLPVYTLKERCLQVVRSLVKPEDYRRLDIARSLYEDLEDHPNVWKDLERLTQEHIENQRMAEETDDFN